A single window of Triplophysa rosa linkage group LG2, Trosa_1v2, whole genome shotgun sequence DNA harbors:
- the ftr83 gene encoding finTRIM family, member 83 isoform X1, producing MSFDQDICYLCKEDLREPVSIPCGHIFCSVCIKTYWDHADHTGQYLCPQCRVTYNKRPSPRKLQSSRHSSSTLRNSRNSQQETDFPPAPPTPDYNYAGPQDVGCDICIGKKLKAVKSCLMCLASYCEKHLKPHFESATFKRHKLVDEIGHLDRQICPQHQKGLELYCRTDQMCVCVLCTVKEHKGHDMVSAEQERAEMQQRLGATQAEIQERIHDRVKQMDELKHAVEALKSSAQQALQESEKLFGDMLRSIERMQQEMSKLISSNKKAALNTAEGHMERLGHEIADLKRRDNELTQLSRTEDHIHFIQSYHMLIAQTEAEELPSVTVNPYFSFGAVTKTVSEMKQHLNEFSNEELVKVAKTVNKMPFCQLEDHKKKKSVKSDDVDMHKSSNLAREPRTRDEFLQTRDPRTRDDFLQYACQLTLDSNTAYKQLYISRGNRKAALKREPQPYNDSSQRFDCLPQVLCQEALSGGCYYWEVEWSGEGASIGVTYKGIKRTGYGDTARIGYNRKSWSLFCSDSSYSARHNKDQLEITAPYSSRIGVFLDCAGGTLSFYNVSESMSLIHQFKATFSEPVYPGFWVWYESAISICQQ from the exons ATGTCGTTCGACCAGGACATCTGTTACCTCTGCAAGGAGGATCTCAGGGAACCTGTTTCTATCCCATGTGGTCACATATTCTGCTCGGTCTGCATCAAGACCTACTGGGATCATGCAGACCACACCGGACAATACCTGTGTCCACAGTGCAGGGTGACTTACAACAAGAGGCCGAGCCCACGCAAGCTTCAGTCCTCTCGGCATTCGTCTTCGACCCTGAGAAACTCAAGAAATTCCCAACAAGAAACGGACTTCCCGCCGGCACCTCCAACACCTGACTACAACTACGCAGGACCTCAGGATGTGGGATGTGATATCTGTATCGGAAAGAAGCTCAAAGCTGTCAAGTCTTGTTTGATGTGTCTGGCTTCTTACTGTGAGAAGCATCTGAAGCCTCATTTCGAATCAGCCACCTTTAAACGTCACAAGCTGGTGGATGAGATCGGACACCTGGACCGTCAGATATGCCCTCAGCACCAGAAAGGCCTGGAGCTCTATTGTCGGACGGATCAGATGTGTGTCTGCGTGCTGTGTACAGTGAAGGAGCACAAGGGTCATGACATGGTGTCGGCCGAACAGGAAAGAGCAGAAATGCAG CAACGGTTGGGCGCCACCCAGGCTGAAATCCAGGAGAGGATCCACGACCGAGTGAAACAAATGGATGAGTTAAAACATGCTGTTGAAGCACTTAAG AGTTCAGCACAGCAGGCCTTACAGGAGAGCGAAAAGCTATTTGGTGACATGCTTCGTTCCATTGAAAGAATGCAACAGGAAATGAGCAAACTCATCTCGAGCAATAAGAAGGCAGCACTTAACACAGCCGAGGGTCACATGGAGCGTCTGGGTCATGAAATTGCTGACCTGAAGAGGAGAGACAACGAGCTGACACAACTCTCTCGTACCGAGGACCACATCCACTTCATCCAG AGTTACCACATGCTGATCGCCCAGACTGAGGCTGAGGAGCTTCCCTCTGTTACTGTGAACCCCTACTTCTCCTTTGGTGCTGTCACGAAGACCGTATCTGAGATGAAACAACATCTAAATGAGTTCAGCAATGAAGAGCTGGTCAAAGTAGCAAAAACAG TTAACAAAATGCCATTCTGCCAGCTGGAGGACCACAAGAAGAAAAAGAGTGTGAAGT CTGATGATGTTGACATGCACAAGAGCTCCAACCTTGCAAGGGAGCCTCGAACAAGAGACGAGTTCCTCCAAACAAGAGACCCTCGAACAAGAGACGATTTCCTACAGT ATGCCTGCCAGCTAACTCTGGACTCCAACACAGCATACAAACAGCTCTACATTTCCCGTGGCAACAGAAAAGCAGCGCTTAAGAGAGAACCACAGCCGTACAATGACAGCAGCCAGAGATTTGACTGTTTACCCCAGGTCCTGTGTCAAGAGGCTCTTTCGGGAGGTTGCTACTACTGGGAGGTGGAGTGGAGCGGAGAGGGAGCTTCCATTGGTGTCACTTATAAAGGCATTAAGAGGACAGGTTATGGGGACACGGCTCGTATTGGCTACAACCGCAAGTCCTGGAGTCTCTTCTGCTCTGACTCGAGCTATTCTGCCCGACACAACAAAGATCAGCTTGAGATTACAGCACCCTACTCGTCCCGTATTGGGGTGTTTCTAGACTGTGCAGGAGGCACTCTGTCCTTTTACAATGTGTCTGAGTCCATGTCTCTTATTCATCAGTTTAAAGCTACTTTTAGTGAGCCAGTCTATCCTGGCTTCTGGGTGTGGTATGAGTCTGCTATATCTATTTGTCAGCAGTAG
- the ftr82 gene encoding finTRIM family, member 82, translating into MAEQISSDYFNCPLCTELLRDPVAIPCGHSFCMDCISGYWNEADYTGIYICPQCRITFTQRPVLRPNATLTKVAEKIKKTGLNLNLMPASNGSYAGHGDVPCDFCTGKKLKAVKSCLNCLASYCEKHLKPHYESATFKRHKLVDALGNLDRKICPQHQKSLELFCRTDQMCVCAICTVSEHKGHDIVSAEAERSEKQKLLGVSQAEIKQKCQQRTKELEELKTDVDSLKSSAQRAMAESKKMFDEMITSIERMRSEVTKLININEKAAFSQAEGLMERLEQEIDELKKKETGLKQLYSTEDHIHFLQNFNYLCTPTDDGFIPKVSLNPDFSFSAARKAVAQIKERLEEMGREELRKISKSVNEVPVYTVENRSKEKSIRVKEVLTVDSAPPAEPRSRSEFLKYYCQLRLDPHTAHKELYLSEGNKKVIRTRDLQPYSDGPERFDSFAQVLCRDALSGGRFYWEIEWSGEFSIGVAYRGISRKGKGSLCLLGYNDKSWSLLCSDTGYSAWHNRVDKAVSGPHSSRIGVFLDHSAGILAFYSIGETMTRLYRFETTFAEPVYAGFGVGTSVKICQLK; encoded by the exons ATGGCTGAACAAATATCTTCAGACTACTTCAACTGCCCTCTATGTACGGAGCTACTGAGGGACCCGGTGGCGATTCCATGCGGCCACAGCTTCTGCATGGACTGTATTAGCGGATACTGGAATGAAGCTGACTACACAGGCATCTACATATGCCCTCAGTGTCGGATCACGTTCACCCAGAGACCCGTCCTGAGGCCAAACGCTACCCTCACCAAAGTTGCCGAGAAGATCAAGAAGACAGGCTTGAACCTCAATTTGATGCCCGCCAGCAATGGAAGCTACGCCGGCCACGGAGATGTTCCTTGCGACTTCTGCACTGGTAAAAAACTTAAGGCTGTCAAGTCTTGCCTCAACTGCCTCGCCTCTTACTGCGAAAAACACCTGAAGCCTCACTACGAGTCTGCCACGTTCAAGAGGCACAAACTGGTGGATGCACTGGGGAACCTGGACCGTAAAATCTGCCCTCAGCACCAGAAGAGCCTGGAGTTGTTCTGTCGCACGGAccagatgtgtgtttgtgccatCTGTACTGTCAGCGAGCACAAAGGGCATGACATCGTCTCAGCCGAAGCAGAAAGGAGTGAAAAACAG AAACTTCTTGGAGTATCACAAGCAGAGATCAAACAAAAATGCCAGCAGAGGACCAAAGAACTGGAGGAACTAAAAACAGATGTGGATTCTCTGAAA AGTTCTGCACAAAGAGCGATGGCCGAAAGCAAAAAGATGTTTGATGAAATGATTACCTCCATTGAGAGgatgaggtcagaggtcaccaAACTGATCAACATCAATGAGAAGGCAGCGTTCAGTCAGGCCGAAGGGCTGATGGAGCGACTGGAGCAGGAGATTGATGAACTGAAAAAGAAAGAGACTGGACTGAAACAACTTTATAGCACTGAGGATCATATCCACTTCTTACAG AATTTCAATTATCTCTGCACCCCAACTGATGACGGCTTCATACCCAAAGTGTCTCTGAACCCCGACTTCTCCTTCAGTGCAGCCAGGAAAGCCGTGGCGCAAATCAAAGAGAGACTGGAAGAGATGGGCAGAGAGGAACTGCGAAAGATCTCAAAATCAG TGAATGAAGTACCTGTGTACACTGTGGAGAACCGCTCCAAGGAGAAAAGTATCAGAG tTAAGGAGGTCCTTACAGTGGACAGTGCACCTCCGGCAGAACCCAGAAGCAGATCTGAATTTCTAAAAT ACTACTGTCAGCTCAGACTAGACCCCCACACAGCACATAAGGAGCTATACTTGTCAGAAGGAAACAAGAAGGTGATCAGAACCCGGGACCTACAGCCATACTCAGATGGCCCAGAGCGCTTTGACAGCTTTGCCCAGGTGCTCTGTCGTGACGCCCTGTCAGGTGGCCGCTTCTACTGGGAAATTGAGTGGAGTGGGGAATTCTCCATTGGAGTGGCGTATAGGGGCATTAGCCGTAAGGGTAAAGGTTCCCTGTGCTTGCTGGGCTACAACGATAAATCTTGGAGCCTCCTTTGCTCTGACACAGGGTACTCTGCCTGGCATAACAGGGTTGACAAGGCAGTTAGCGGCCCACACTCATCAAGAATAGGGGTCTTTCTGGACCATTCTGCAGGGATTTTGGCCTTCTATAGTATTGGTGAAACAATGACACGTCTGTATCGTTTTGAGACCACATTTGCTGAGCCTGTCTATGCTGGCTTTGGGGTTGGAACGTCAGTCAAGATCTGCCAATTAAAATGA
- the ftr83 gene encoding finTRIM family, member 83 isoform X2, whose amino-acid sequence MSFDQDICYLCKEDLREPVSIPCGHIFCSVCIKTYWDHADHTGQYLCPQCRVTYNKRPSPRKLQSSRHSSSTLRNSRNSQQETDFPPAPPTPDYNYAGPQDVGCDICIGKKLKAVKSCLMCLASYCEKHLKPHFESATFKRHKLVDEIGHLDRQICPQHQKGLELYCRTDQMCVCVLCTVKEHKGHDMVSAEQERAEMQQRLGATQAEIQERIHDRVKQMDELKHAVEALKSSAQQALQESEKLFGDMLRSIERMQQEMSKLISSNKKAALNTAEGHMERLGHEIADLKRRDNELTQLSRTEDHIHFIQSYHMLIAQTEAEELPSVTVNPYFSFGAVTKTVSEMKQHLNEFSNEELVKVAKTVNKMPFCQLEDHKKKKSVKSDDVDMHKSSNLAREPRTRDEFLQTRDPRTRDDFLQYQRRPRTAGRHHHQMSNQL is encoded by the exons ATGTCGTTCGACCAGGACATCTGTTACCTCTGCAAGGAGGATCTCAGGGAACCTGTTTCTATCCCATGTGGTCACATATTCTGCTCGGTCTGCATCAAGACCTACTGGGATCATGCAGACCACACCGGACAATACCTGTGTCCACAGTGCAGGGTGACTTACAACAAGAGGCCGAGCCCACGCAAGCTTCAGTCCTCTCGGCATTCGTCTTCGACCCTGAGAAACTCAAGAAATTCCCAACAAGAAACGGACTTCCCGCCGGCACCTCCAACACCTGACTACAACTACGCAGGACCTCAGGATGTGGGATGTGATATCTGTATCGGAAAGAAGCTCAAAGCTGTCAAGTCTTGTTTGATGTGTCTGGCTTCTTACTGTGAGAAGCATCTGAAGCCTCATTTCGAATCAGCCACCTTTAAACGTCACAAGCTGGTGGATGAGATCGGACACCTGGACCGTCAGATATGCCCTCAGCACCAGAAAGGCCTGGAGCTCTATTGTCGGACGGATCAGATGTGTGTCTGCGTGCTGTGTACAGTGAAGGAGCACAAGGGTCATGACATGGTGTCGGCCGAACAGGAAAGAGCAGAAATGCAG CAACGGTTGGGCGCCACCCAGGCTGAAATCCAGGAGAGGATCCACGACCGAGTGAAACAAATGGATGAGTTAAAACATGCTGTTGAAGCACTTAAG AGTTCAGCACAGCAGGCCTTACAGGAGAGCGAAAAGCTATTTGGTGACATGCTTCGTTCCATTGAAAGAATGCAACAGGAAATGAGCAAACTCATCTCGAGCAATAAGAAGGCAGCACTTAACACAGCCGAGGGTCACATGGAGCGTCTGGGTCATGAAATTGCTGACCTGAAGAGGAGAGACAACGAGCTGACACAACTCTCTCGTACCGAGGACCACATCCACTTCATCCAG AGTTACCACATGCTGATCGCCCAGACTGAGGCTGAGGAGCTTCCCTCTGTTACTGTGAACCCCTACTTCTCCTTTGGTGCTGTCACGAAGACCGTATCTGAGATGAAACAACATCTAAATGAGTTCAGCAATGAAGAGCTGGTCAAAGTAGCAAAAACAG TTAACAAAATGCCATTCTGCCAGCTGGAGGACCACAAGAAGAAAAAGAGTGTGAAGT CTGATGATGTTGACATGCACAAGAGCTCCAACCTTGCAAGGGAGCCTCGAACAAGAGACGAGTTCCTCCAAACAAGAGACCCTCGAACAAGAGACGATTTCCTACAGT ATCAGAGGCGTCCAAGAACTGCCGGCAGACACCACCACCAAATGTCCAACCAGCTCTAA